A single genomic interval of Coraliomargarita sinensis harbors:
- a CDS encoding LuxR C-terminal-related transcriptional regulator codes for MLQLVAEGKANKETAYELGISIKTVEKHRTNLMRKLNIHETAGLTRYAISAGIIESSVQRTEA; via the coding sequence GTGCTCCAACTGGTCGCAGAAGGCAAGGCGAACAAAGAAACCGCCTATGAATTAGGCATCAGCATCAAGACGGTCGAAAAGCACCGCACCAACCTGATGCGCAAACTCAACATTCACGAAACTGCCGGCCTCACCCGTTACGCGATCAGCGCGGGTATCATTGAGAGCAGTGTGCAGAGAACCGAAGCCTGA
- a CDS encoding response regulator, whose product MKTTIKVILAEDHLIVREGIRRLLEEAGDFIVVAEAESGREAVSQVARLHPDVVVMDIAMPLLNGLDACRQLLASDPIIRVLILSAHMDDAYVEGAIDAGAAGFTLKHAPGHELAHAIREVHAGRFFFNESILRRSRTLQTGLPDEACPKNRARLSPGKRKCSNWSQKARRTKKPPMN is encoded by the coding sequence ATGAAAACCACCATCAAAGTTATCCTTGCCGAAGATCACCTCATCGTGCGCGAAGGCATCCGCAGGCTTCTCGAAGAGGCAGGCGACTTTATCGTGGTGGCGGAAGCAGAATCCGGCCGCGAGGCCGTCAGTCAGGTCGCCCGTCTGCATCCCGACGTCGTCGTTATGGATATCGCCATGCCCCTCCTGAACGGATTGGACGCGTGCCGGCAGTTACTGGCTTCAGACCCGATCATCCGAGTGCTGATTCTTTCCGCCCACATGGACGATGCCTACGTTGAAGGCGCGATCGATGCAGGTGCAGCGGGATTCACGCTGAAACACGCGCCCGGCCACGAACTCGCCCATGCCATTCGCGAAGTCCACGCAGGCAGATTTTTTTTCAACGAGTCCATCCTCCGTCGGAGCCGCACCCTGCAAACCGGTTTGCCCGATGAAGCGTGTCCCAAAAATCGGGCGCGCCTCTCACCCGGGAAGCGGAAGTGCTCCAACTGGTCGCAGAAGGCAAGGCGAACAAAGAAACCGCCTATGAATTAG
- a CDS encoding fatty acid desaturase family protein codes for MSPRTGKELILATRAYAGENRLRSWTAVLSTLVFLVLALTATYWVPILIFKLCLGLLSGLLMVRMFVIYHDHQHHAILDRSKTAEILMRLWGILIMTPSSIWKHSHNTHHAKNCKLHSIFVGSYPVMTIERYQHSSRIERFNYLAIRHPVTIALGYLTVFVGSMCIGPFISEPAKHRDALYALILHLAIYATVIFCLGWMAALFLLVIPFVVASALGAYLFYSQHNFPTVTYMDEDGWTYEGAALESSSYCRMGAVMNYFTANIGYHHIHHLNSRIPYYRLPEALSGIPELQSAKTTSLKPSEVLRCLRLKLWDVPQQRMVSLAEAR; via the coding sequence ATGAGCCCCCGAACCGGAAAAGAACTGATTCTCGCCACCCGCGCATACGCTGGTGAAAATAGGCTGCGTAGCTGGACGGCTGTCTTGTCCACGCTGGTCTTCCTGGTCCTGGCTCTCACCGCTACATACTGGGTGCCGATTCTTATCTTCAAGCTGTGCCTCGGCTTGCTCTCCGGTTTACTGATGGTGCGCATGTTCGTTATCTATCACGACCACCAGCACCACGCCATCCTCGATCGTTCCAAAACCGCGGAGATCCTGATGCGCTTGTGGGGGATTTTGATTATGACCCCGAGCAGTATCTGGAAGCACTCGCACAACACGCACCATGCTAAGAACTGCAAGCTGCACTCTATCTTCGTCGGCTCCTATCCGGTGATGACGATTGAGCGTTACCAGCACAGTTCTCGAATAGAGCGCTTCAATTACCTTGCGATTCGCCACCCGGTAACCATCGCGTTGGGCTATTTGACTGTTTTCGTCGGGTCGATGTGCATTGGACCGTTCATCAGCGAGCCCGCAAAACATCGCGACGCCCTCTACGCGCTCATACTGCACCTTGCGATCTACGCCACTGTCATCTTCTGCCTCGGCTGGATGGCTGCCTTGTTTTTGCTGGTTATCCCGTTCGTCGTGGCCAGCGCGCTCGGGGCCTATTTGTTCTACTCGCAGCATAATTTCCCGACGGTCACCTATATGGATGAAGACGGTTGGACCTACGAGGGCGCCGCTTTGGAATCGTCCAGCTACTGCCGTATGGGTGCGGTGATGAACTACTTTACCGCCAATATCGGCTACCACCACATCCATCACCTCAATTCCAGAATCCCATACTACCGTTTGCCGGAAGCCTTATCAGGAATCCCCGAGTTACAGTCTGCGAAAACGACCAGCTTGAAGCCGTCGGAGGTCCTGCGATGTTTGCGGCTGAAACTATGGGACGTCCCGCAGCAGCGAATGGTTTCGCTGGCGGAAGCTAGATAA